A genomic segment from Ochotona princeps isolate mOchPri1 chromosome 11, mOchPri1.hap1, whole genome shotgun sequence encodes:
- the SHISA3 gene encoding protein shisa-3 homolog produces the protein MGALLVLCLLGWLRWGSAGAQQSGEYCHGWVDVQGNYHEGFQCPEDFDTLDATICCGSCALRYCCAAADARLEQGGCTNDRGELEHPGITAQPVYVPFLIVGSIFIAFIILGSLVAIYCCTCLRPKEPSQQPIRFSLRSYQTETLPMILTSTSLRAPSRQSSTATSSSSTGGSIRRFSFARAEPGCLVPSSPPPYTTSHPIHLTQPSGFLVSPQYFAYPLQQEPPLPGKSCPDFSSS, from the exons ATGGGGGCGCTGCTGGTACTCTGCCTCCTGGGCTGGCTGCGCTGGGGCTCAGCGGGCGCCCAGCAGTCCGGAGAGTACTGCCACGGCTGGGTGGACGTGCAGGGCAACTACCACGAGGGCTTCCAGTGCCCAGAGGACTTCGACACGCTGGACGCCACTATCTGCTGCGGCTCCTGCGCGCTGCGCTACTGCTGCGCCGCCGCAGACGCCAGGCTGGAGCAGGGCGGCTGCACTAACGATCGCGGCGAGCTGGAGCACCCGGGCATCACCGCGC AGCCCGTCTATGTCCCCTTCCTCATCGTTGGCTCCATCTTCATTGCCTTCATCATCCTGGGCTCCTTGGTGGCTATTTATTGTTGCACCTGTTTGAGACCCAAGGAGCCTTCGCAACAGCCAATCCGCTTCTCACTGCGCAGCTATCAGACAGAGACCCTGCCCATGATCTTGACCTCCACAAGCCTCAGGGCACCTTCAAGGCAGTCCAGTACAGCCACCAGCTCCAGCTCTACTGGTGGCTCCATCCGTAGGTTCTCctttgccagagctgagccaggttgcCTGGTACCCTCATCGCCCCCTCCTTACACCACCAGCCATCCCATCCACCTGACACAGCCATCTGGCTTCCTGGTGTCACCTCAGTATTTTGCTTACCCCCTCCAACAGGAGCCCCCATTGCCAGGGAAGAGCTGTCCAGACTTCAGTTCCAGTTGA